The window ATCACCGGACACTTTATTGATTATAAATGGAGGTTTGATTGAACTTttagttaataatattatttttatgatttattAATAAGTAATTATTTGGTTCTATTTTAAAAACTAATTGTATATTTTCTCACAGATTACATAAGCGTGTGTTAAATTTTGTTCATGTTCCTCCTCCTCGTATTGGGCGCGATATTGCAGATGGCATTTACAAATGTTTAAAGGATTGGGGAATCGAGGATAAGGTATTCTCTATCTCTGTTGATAATGCGTCATATAATGATAGGGTGGTTGAGACTTTGAGAAAAAATTTCTCCTTAGCGAGAAAGTTTCCTTGCAAAGGTAGGTTGCTTCATGTTAGATGTTGTGCACATATCATGAACATTTGTGTTAAAGATGGACTTTCAAAGATCGATCATGTTATCGAAGAGGTTCGAGAAGCAGTAAAATATATTAATTACTCTGAGGCGAGAACCAAAGGTTTTGCGAGTGTCGCACATCAACTAAAAGTAGATGATAGAAAGTTATTGATTGACGTTCCAACAAGGTGGAACTCCACATATGATATGTTGTCTCTGGCTCTTAAGTTCAAAGATGTTTTCCCAAGGTATTTTTATATTACACATTTTTGTTATATAAGTTTTTAACTATATAATATTTTAGGTGTGCAAATATCTATCTTTATTAACTTTGAAGTGTTTTTTAGTTATGCAGAGTATGAAGTCAAATTCCAAAACTTGCCAACCGAACAAGATTGGGAAAATGTGGCAAAAGTTTGTGAAATTTTGAAAGTTTTcaaggtttagaattgatttctatATTATTGCTATTTCTCTTAAACTTAGTTTAGTAACAGAATGTTGATTCACTGCAATTTCTTTTTTGTTATTCGTAGGTGTGCACTACTATCATCTCAGGAAGTCATTATCCTACTTCCAATTTGTACCTTATTGAGGTTTATAAAGTCAAACAAGTATTGGATGACGGTGCAAGGTCCGAAGATCATTTTATTCGTGACATGGTGAAAGCAATGAAGGCAAAGTTTGACAAGTATTGGGGGGAGTGCCATTTACTTATGGCTATTGCTTCTGTTCTCGATCCAAGATTCAAAAAATGGTTAATTGGAATGTCATATCATATTTTATATGCACCAGATCAAGCTGTCAAGAACATTAAAGAAGTGGAGGATGCACTTGAGGATATGTATAATGAATATAGGGAGATGCATGATGCATCAGTCAAAGAAGCTGCTACAAATGGGATTGgatattgatgtgcgtagaggtgtatacaaaatagttatattttttattgcgaaatactattaaaaattacacaagttttaattatttatttacagatgggatatacctaaaccttgctacaacactataggcagtgtacctaatcgtagagtagtatagtttttagtaagtccggttcgtttcacagggagacgacttattttacactatatttttaaacaattatatttgtacaaaatatattatatatagtaataatatataaaagggggtttaccgtttaatgaacggtttgtcgattttatattttaagtcacaattaaaacctaatgcaaaatataaatgacgataattaaagtagcgaaaattaaaatacgataagaaataaaataaaggaattatgcttaattaaacttccgtaatcatgatgtttgacgttttaatttattaccctgggttaattgtcctttgtcctaaatTATTCGaaaagtccatctggttttgtccttaatagtccatcggtcataattataaagtgcgagggtcttcgccaaattaaccttatacccgaagtcaaatattccaactaattggggattcaaaccgtaataaggtcttaatactttatttaatgattacaccagg of the Rutidosis leptorrhynchoides isolate AG116_Rl617_1_P2 chromosome 5, CSIRO_AGI_Rlap_v1, whole genome shotgun sequence genome contains:
- the LOC139849754 gene encoding zinc finger BED domain-containing protein RICESLEEPER 2-like, coding for METRILHEERVVHHTEIPELTQLFTHNNCFSFLELDEAIYPTLIKEFYANLDVSYPDQVAFRLFNASYTWSFEQFATVMAIPSNGCSFYIGLVIFMEGSGGINSTSPVRASSSRFAHEYIDIDDSEVLPTSDEPDNINGGEHASVGEENEENYDEEDELVLNNKRRKTSSVWDEFVVVTLKNGQEKVECIHYPYLECEKPSQLTAPNAKYDPNKMREAIAAWIMGTEQPFNVVEDDLFVWMIKTANPLFEKVSRVTTKADCIKVYENERKRLKSLTNITSTISLTTDCWKSSHQRIEYMVITGHFIDYKWRLHKRVLNFVHVPPPRIGRDIADGIYKCLKDWGIEDKVFSISVDNASYNDRVVETLRKNFSLARKFPCKGRLLHVRCCAHIMNICVKDGLSKIDHVIEEVREAVKYINYSEARTKGFASVAHQLKVDDRKLLIDVPTRWNSTYDMLSLALKFKDVFPSYAEYEVKFQNLPTEQDWENVAKVCEILKVFKVCTTIISGSHYPTSNLYLIEVYKVKQVLDDGARSEDHFIRDMVKAMKAKFDKYWGECHLLMAIASVLDPRFKKWLIGMSYHILYAPDQAVKNIKEVEDALEDMYNEYREMHDASVKEAATNGIGY